The following nucleotide sequence is from Solidesulfovibrio carbinolicus.
GATCGGCCGTGCCCGGCTCGACGTAAAACGGGACCACGGCCCCCTTGCCGACAAAAAGCGCCGCCCTATTGGAAGCCTGCAAATGGACTTCCGTTGGACCGATGACCAGATCGGCCCGGCGGCACAGCCAGGCCTCGAAGGGTGAAACCAGCGCCCGAAGCGCCCGCTTGCCGATGACGTCGCTGTGCCAGTGGAGCACGATCTTCCCCCGAGGGCGGATCAGCCATAGAGCCACGGCGGCCAAAGGGTTGGGGCAATGGACGTGGAGCACGTCGAAACGCGGGGCCAGATCGGCCAGACGCAAAAGATACTCGGTGGAAAGGGGCTGGGAGGCGATGGTGGCCCAGGCCGCGGCCCGCAGGACCGGAACCGGTCCGGTTCCGTCGTCGTAGGGGCCGGCTCCGGCAAAGCACAGCACGGCGTTTTCGTGGCCAAGCCGGCCCAAGGTCTCGACCATCTGCCACGTGCCGGTTTCCACACCGCCGGCGTCGGGCGGATAGAACTTGCCGACCTGCAACACCCTCATGACGGCGGCAACAGCCCTTCCAGGGCCTCGGTGACGGTGCGGCGCAGGTTCTCCACCCGGCGCAGGGTGAATTCGTTGATCGGGTCGGCAGCCACGTCCTTGACCAGCCACAAGGCCCCCAGCGGCCGGCCGGCCTTGGCCAGAAGCGGCAGTTCGAGCTTCATCACGGCCGGCGAACACAACAGCTCCCGGTCGGACACGACCGATCCCTCGCGCCGCCACCGATAAACCGGCGGCCCGTCGGTCGGAGCCGCCCCGGGCGGCTCGGGGTCCAGCCGGCAGGAACCGGCTCCGTCGCCGGACAGCACCATCTCGGCCAGATCGAAGCGCAGATGGTCCAGGGCCTCGGTCATGCGCGTCCACAGCTCGGCCAGATCGTGGGCTTGGGAAATCTCGATTTGATGGTGCAGAAACGTGCGCCGCTCCCGGGCAAACCCGGCGTCGTCGGACACGTCGCGCAGCCAGCCGAGAATCTTGTCCATGGCGAAATAGCTGCAATAGCCGGCCTTGCGCACCAAAAAGACCAGCGCGCCGCCGACGACCAGCAAAAAAAGCCCCGCCGGCACATTGCGCAGATTGACCAGCACCAGGGCCGAAAGGGCCAGAAAGATGGTGATGCCGTAGAGAAACAGCACCACCTGGCGCTGGGACCAGCCGCGCGAGAGAAGCTTATGATGCACATGGCGCTTGTCCGGCTCGAACATGTCCCGGCCGCGCATGAACCGCCGCAAGGGCGCGGAGATGGTGTCGAGAAGCGGCACGCCCAGGGCGATGACCGGCATGAGCAACGTGGCCCCCACCTGACTCTTGACCGAACCGGAGACGGACAACGCCGCCAGCATGTAGCCCAGGAAATAGCTGCCGCCGTCGCCCAGGAACAGACTCGCCGGATTGAAATTGTAGCGCAAAAACCCCAGCGTAGCCCCGGCCAGCACGGCGAAAAGCGCCGCCGTGTGCGGCTCGGCCCGCATGACGGCCAGCCCGGCCTGCACGGCGCTGGCAAAAAACACCACCCCGGCCGCCAGCCCGTCC
It contains:
- a CDS encoding glycosyltransferase family 4 protein, with protein sequence MTPIAVLFLLALGLSLALTPFARWAGRRFGILAMPAARNIHVTPMPRSGGLALFLTFMACLPLAAALLPPAAVAVLGGRTMGYVLLGAALVFAVGFADDKWTLPSKLKLLAQIAAASIAYYGGARITSFALPGLFVVQFDVSSYLVTVFWFVLLINAINLIDGLDGLAAGVVFFASAVQAGLAVMRAEPHTAALFAVLAGATLGFLRYNFNPASLFLGDGGSYFLGYMLAALSVSGSVKSQVGATLLMPVIALGVPLLDTISAPLRRFMRGRDMFEPDKRHVHHKLLSRGWSQRQVVLFLYGITIFLALSALVLVNLRNVPAGLFLLVVGGALVFLVRKAGYCSYFAMDKILGWLRDVSDDAGFARERRTFLHHQIEISQAHDLAELWTRMTEALDHLRFDLAEMVLSGDGAGSCRLDPEPPGAAPTDGPPVYRWRREGSVVSDRELLCSPAVMKLELPLLAKAGRPLGALWLVKDVAADPINEFTLRRVENLRRTVTEALEGLLPPS